Proteins from a genomic interval of Arachis hypogaea cultivar Tifrunner chromosome 10, arahy.Tifrunner.gnm2.J5K5, whole genome shotgun sequence:
- the LOC112718062 gene encoding F-box/kelch-repeat protein At3g23880-like: MAAQHPTAALLLCEVVMEILSWVPAKPLTRLKLVCKSWNSIISHPHFVKLHLHRSPKNSILLFTRTKRLTLGEEEKQGLVLSSVESFIRNPSSSLDAQENRHSLHLEDWVSGSCNGLVCVAHILCHHNNDICDIWFRLLNPLTGFVSENSPCLRVNVHNSFGFGYDESSDSYKVVTVIRDSSGTVTAQVYSFGGSSWKTINSLPAFLFFAGDINGHFIGGTLNWLFLRNPHGAHYDWSDVTLDMLMIVSFDLKSDTHKQILLPTGIDEIPREVPTLEVWGNSLYLLHDYNNTHFIAWQMKEFGDENSWTQLLKISFQHLGVERLFLPKFIFENGNIFMLRGRLPFEKVFYDRRDNSVTRVNILGHNRYFDAFDYVESLVQPC, encoded by the coding sequence TGGAACTCCATCATCTCCCACCCTCACTTCGTCAAACTTCACCTTCACCGATCACCCAAAAATTCCATCCTCCTCTTTACGCGAACAAAAAGGCTCACCCTCGGCGAAGAAGAAAAACAGGGCTTAGTGTTGAGTAGCGTTGAATCTTTCATCCGAAATCCATCATCCTCTCTTGATGCTCAAGAGAATCGCCACTCTCTACATTTAGAAGACTGGGTTTCGGGTTCATGCAACGGGTTGGTTTGTGTGGCCCATATTCTTTGCCACCACAACAACGATATTTGCGATATCTGGTTTCGTTTATTGAACCCTCTCACAGGGTTTGTTTCAGAGAACTCGCCGTGCTTACGTGTCAATGTGCATAATTCTTTTGGGTTTGGGTATGATGAGTCAAGTGACAGTTACAAGGTAGTGACTGTCATTCGGGATTCTTCTGGAACAGTAACTGCGCAAGTTTATAGCTTCGGTGGCAGTTCTTGGAAGACGATCAACAGTCTCCCTGCTTTTCTGTTTTTTGCTGGAGATATTAATGGCCACTTCATCGGTGGCACTCTTAATTGGCTATTTCTCCGTAACCCGCATGGAGCTCATTATGATTGGTCTGATGTTACACTTGATATGTTAATGATTGTTTCTTTTGACCTGAAATCGGATACACATAAACAGATTCTGCTTCCAACGGGTATCGATGAGATCCCCCGTGAAGTGCCAACTCTAGAAGTTTGGGGAAATAGCCTGTATCTTCTTCATGATTACAACAACACTCATTTCATTGCATGGCAAATGAAGGAGTTTGGAGATGAAAATTCTTGGACTCAATTGCTAAAGATTAGTTTTCAACATCTCGGTGTTGAAAGGCTATTTTTACCGAAGTTTATATTTGAGAATGGAAATATCTTCATGTTGAGAGGCAGGCTTCCTTTTGAGAAAGTTTTTTATGACCGAAGAGATAATAGTGTTACACGCGTTAATATCTTGGGCCACAATCGTTACTTCGATGCATTTGATTATGTTGAGAGCTTGGTTCAGCCTTGTTAA